The Cyanobacteria bacterium GSL.Bin1 nucleotide sequence TCATTCTCTGACTCAGTGATCTCAATTTTAAGTACTCCTGACATAACTTTTAGTTGTAAATAGACACCATCTTATTTGTAGCACATATTTGGCAAATTGGTATAACGTTCCCAATCAGCAGCAGTAGACAACTCTTGAATCAGCACCAGCAGCTTTCGCCCGTCCGCTGCGTTGGGGTTGTTATGCCGCATCGTTACCTATCTATTAGCCCTCAAAACTTGTTCAGCCGTTAGTCTCAACTCTAGGAAAGTTGGAGAGACGATAATTTCACAGCCTCGAAGCTGCTGAATTTCATACTCTTCATCCACTAGCGAACAGATGGAAAGGGTGGGCTGTTTGGGCTTCCCAATCTGTCGAGTCCCCCCCAATCCCGCGTAGTCAGCAATCCAATATTCTGGGATCCCTAAAGCTGCGTAGTCCTCGACCTTACGAGCATAATCATTTTGCCAGTTGCTACTCACAACTTCCGCCACAAATTTAATCGAACTGCCTAGAGTTAGAATTGACTGGTCAGACCAAAACGGTTCTTGAATCAATTCATCTTGATCGACAACGGCAACATCAGGTCGAAACGCTGTCATCGCAGCATTAGAAGGGCGCAATAATCCTCGCTGAAGCACCAACCAAGGTAAGCCTGTTCCCTCGACCTGGACACAGATTTTTGCGGTGATGAAAGCGGTAACTTCTTCATGCTGACCTGTTGGTTCCAAGTCGAACACCTCTCCATCAATCAGTTCATAGCGGTTATCCCCACCATACTGGACAAGGAACTCGTCAAAGCTGAGCGACTTTTGTGGGGTTAGCTGGTCGATCGCGAGAGCCATAGGTCAACTTAGCCTGATCAATACCTTCAGTCTACCAAATTGAATTTTTGCTAGATGTACGCTGCGTATTACATTAAAGCCCTGCTGCCTAACGGTGAAGTGGTGCGGCAGCAGATGACCTTGAATTCTCTCTCACCGGTAATCTCCGCTTCGTCTGCACCAACGCAGTGTTAGGCGGTTGGTAGTTTCGATCTACTGGCGGCTTTTCCAGTAACCAGGCTCACGACTGCAATGCATGACTGCCAAAATCAAAATGTAGTCTTGTTCAATTGTATAGAGAATACCATAAGGAAACCTACGTGCCATACACCGCCGAACGTCTTTATCAATGGCAGCATAGCGGGTTGGGGCTTCCCTGATCCGATAGACTGTATCCTCGATCGCGTTTATGAATGCTTGAGCAACCTCAACCCTCTGCTCTATGTAGTATTGAACTGCTTCAGCGTACTCACTCAGTGCTTCAGGATGAAAGACGTACCTCATGGCTCAATCAGTCGTCTGACCTGAGCTAGAGCGTCTTCACCAGGGATTGACTCAACAGAACCATCTCGCACCTCATCTCGTCGGCGCTTGGCTTCAGTTACCCAAACTGCCTGAATTGCTGAGTCGGTATCGAACTCTAAGCTTTCTACCAACTTATCTGCGAGAAGTGCTCTCGCTTCACTAGGCAGAGACAATAATTCCTCAGTCAGTTGCTCGATTGACCGCATATTCCCTCTTAAGACATTGAATAGCAATATTAATATTCTAATAGCTTTAGACGGGTTATTAGCTACAGGTATCTAGGTAATCATTAGCCACGAAAGTGATCAATATCGTTGAGCTAAGATGCTCAGTTCGAGGTATCAAGGTATCCTACCAGACTAAGCGATCGCGCCTTCCTCTCCTTCCCAAAAACAACGATCACGCTCTCTCTACTCTTCCTAAAACACTGATCACGCGCTCAGTTATTCCAAGGAAAATGATAGCTTTTAATCAAGCCTATCTTTATAAATTTTTCAGCAATTTATCATATTCACTATGTGAACCAATCCAAAACCAAATGATTTTATTTGATGTTTTCAGGATTCCTACAGCACGCCAACCAATTCCTACTCTGATCGAATACAAAGGTTCTTGAGTGTTGAGTTTTTTAAATTCTAAACTCGGATGTGTTGGATTTTCCTTCCAGAGTTTATAATTCTTCCGTGCCGTCTGTTTAACTCTCTCTGGTAATTGAGCAAAACGTTGGACGAAATCATTAGTTAGTTCAGAATTCATAGTTCATCAAAGCCCATCTCCTTGGTTTTCCCTTCGAGAGAATCATTTAAAGCTTGACGGGCTAATTGATCTAGGGAGGAACTTTGAGGTTGAGATAAAGTCTCCTGCCATTGAAGCTCACTTTCAATATCTTCAATCACTTGTTGAGCCAGTTCATCTTGAATATGTTCTGGCAAATTTTGGGCTTTATTGAAGGCTTCTGTTAATAAATTAGTCATTTTTTTCTTCAGCAATCAAAAATATTTCTTGCTTTCTCAAGCATATCGCGCTCTCTCTACTCTTCACAAATCACGATGGCTTCGCCGGTTCGCGTAGCGAACATCGCGCTATCAGTTATCCCAAGGAAAATTATAGGTTTCAATCAAGCCCATCCTGACTAGCAATTGACTAAATGAAGAGCAAAATGTTTTCCGACAGAATGTTTGTCTCCTGTGATCGCGCCTTCCTCTCCTTCCCCAAACCGCGATCGCGCTTTTCTCCCTTCCACACAAACAGTGATCGCGCTCCCCTCTCCTTCCTAAACACCGATCGCGCTTTCTCCTCCTTTCCAAAAACAACGATTGCGCTCTTTCTCCTTCCTCAAACAGCGATCGCGCTTCCCTTTCCTTTTTACTGTCCGCGCCCAGGCTTGCAATCTGCAAAGCCAATTGCTTCGCTATCGAGAAAACTAGCAATTGCCATTTCAACCACTGCCTCAATCGGATACTCTATTTCAGTGGCTCGATCAATCAGAGCCGTCCGAATTCGCTCAGGCAACCGTTCTAAAATGACTTCAGCATCAGCAGGGGAAAGTTGCTCTTGAAGTTTAGATTGCATAGCATCACCTTTGAGTAGGAATCTGGACATTGTAAGGGGGATCGGTTGCCCTTAGAATAATAGCTTCTAGTTCCGATAGTAACGCAGGGTTTCCAAAATAAGGAAGAACCTGTACTGCGATCCGCACTTCTTCATCGTTATATTTGTCAAGCCACGCCCACAAAAAAGCCTTA carries:
- a CDS encoding Uma2 family endonuclease, encoding MALAIDQLTPQKSLSFDEFLVQYGGDNRYELIDGEVFDLEPTGQHEEVTAFITAKICVQVEGTGLPWLVLQRGLLRPSNAAMTAFRPDVAVVDQDELIQEPFWSDQSILTLGSSIKFVAEVVSSNWQNDYARKVEDYAALGIPEYWIADYAGLGGTRQIGKPKQPTLSICSLVDEEYEIQQLRGCEIIVSPTFLELRLTAEQVLRANR
- a CDS encoding type II toxin-antitoxin system RelE/ParE family toxin, which codes for MRYVFHPEALSEYAEAVQYYIEQRVEVAQAFINAIEDTVYRIREAPTRYAAIDKDVRRCMARRFPYGILYTIEQDYILILAVMHCSREPGYWKSRQ
- a CDS encoding acyl-protein synthetase, with amino-acid sequence MRSIEQLTEELLSLPSEARALLADKLVESLEFDTDSAIQAVWVTEAKRRRDEVRDGSVESIPGEDALAQVRRLIEP